The Clostridioides difficile genome has a segment encoding these proteins:
- a CDS encoding diguanylate cyclase has product MENKQQGTILVVDDSVLMCDLIDKTLTKDKFKVIKAFNAIEAKECIKECTPDIILLDIILPDNSGFELCRELKSNIRTEDIPIIFITSKNTDTDIVKGFGVGAIDYMVKPFSMTELKARVMAHIEVKKSQDQLRKINNELESSLEKLNRLVVRDYLTGLYNRRHIINQLMEQRKINRYSHETVSLILGDIDDFKVINDTYGHEAGDFVLTVISSIIKKNCRQIDTVSRWGGEEFLIMLTNTSIEGAKILSERVRKEIKEFEFNYKGNEIKCTITLGVVEVNSNISLEENISLADKAMYEGKNLGKDCSVVSTMNGLKKI; this is encoded by the coding sequence ATGGAAAATAAGCAACAAGGAACAATTTTAGTCGTTGATGATAGTGTTCTAATGTGCGATTTAATAGATAAAACACTTACAAAAGATAAATTTAAAGTCATAAAAGCATTTAATGCTATAGAAGCAAAAGAGTGTATTAAAGAGTGTACACCAGACATTATTCTGCTTGACATAATTTTACCAGATAACTCTGGATTTGAATTGTGTAGAGAACTGAAATCTAATATTCGTACAGAAGATATACCTATAATTTTTATAACTTCAAAAAATACAGATACAGATATAGTAAAGGGTTTTGGAGTAGGAGCGATAGACTATATGGTAAAACCTTTTAGTATGACAGAATTAAAAGCTCGTGTTATGGCTCACATTGAAGTCAAAAAATCTCAAGATCAATTAAGAAAAATAAATAATGAGCTGGAATCTTCTCTTGAAAAATTAAATAGATTAGTTGTAAGAGACTATCTTACAGGTCTTTATAATAGACGCCATATAATTAATCAGCTTATGGAACAGAGAAAAATTAATAGATATAGTCATGAAACAGTGTCTCTTATTCTTGGAGATATTGACGATTTTAAAGTTATTAATGATACTTATGGTCATGAAGCAGGGGACTTTGTGCTAACAGTAATCTCAAGTATAATTAAAAAGAATTGTAGACAAATTGATACTGTATCAAGATGGGGTGGGGAAGAATTTTTGATAATGCTCACTAATACTTCAATAGAAGGAGCAAAAATACTTTCAGAGAGAGTTCGCAAAGAAATAAAGGAATTTGAATTTAACTATAAAGGAAATGAAATAAAATGTACTATTACATTAGGAGTAGTAGAAGTAAATTCAAATATATCATTAGAAGAAAATATATCCCTAGCAGATAAGGCAATGTATGAGGGTAAAAATCTAGGAAAAGATTGCAGTGTAGTAAGTACAATGAATGGACTAAAGAAGATATAA
- a CDS encoding chemotaxis protein CheW: MRFPDDPYLGYELVDEGIKYLKFKVDEQDFGIELEKVIEIVGNQEIIFIPELPTYSKGIINLRGKIIPIIDMHLRLRKNNLNTTDYVYIVIVELENLIVGFVVDKVEEIIGLKENQISPPPRVTLEYSDYFVSGIGEIDNQIITLLDLKKLLTDKEELLIDELLCKYNCTIM; this comes from the coding sequence ATGAGATTTCCAGATGACCCATATTTAGGTTATGAGTTAGTAGATGAGGGGATTAAGTATCTAAAATTTAAAGTGGATGAACAGGATTTTGGTATTGAACTTGAAAAAGTCATAGAGATTGTTGGGAATCAGGAAATCATATTTATTCCAGAACTCCCGACCTATTCAAAAGGAATAATAAATTTGAGGGGAAAAATTATCCCAATAATAGATATGCATTTGAGACTGAGGAAAAATAATTTAAATACTACTGATTATGTATATATAGTAATAGTTGAACTGGAAAATTTAATAGTGGGATTTGTAGTTGATAAAGTTGAGGAGATAATAGGTTTAAAAGAAAATCAAATATCACCTCCACCAAGGGTTACTCTTGAATATTCAGATTATTTTGTAAGTGGTATTGGAGAGATAGACAATCAAATAATTACCTTGTTAGATTTAAAGAAGCTTTTGACCGATAAAGAAGAACTTTTAATAGATGAATTGCTTTGTAAATACAATTGCACTATCATGTAA
- a CDS encoding chemotaxis protein CheD — MSREVVVNIADMKIVYKPNILVTYALGSCVGVCLIDKIAGIGGMLHVMLPYSKDAIHIENKYKFADTGINELIKSMEHIGANRTYIKAKIAGGAQMFLGNSNSSIASIGYRNVEAVKKTLLSLNIPIIAEDTGMNYGRTIRFYTETGDLIVDSINKGKKKI, encoded by the coding sequence ATGAGTAGAGAGGTAGTAGTAAATATTGCAGATATGAAAATAGTGTATAAGCCAAATATTTTGGTTACTTATGCACTTGGCTCTTGTGTAGGAGTATGTTTAATAGATAAAATAGCAGGAATTGGTGGAATGTTACATGTTATGTTGCCATATAGTAAAGATGCTATTCACATTGAAAATAAATATAAATTTGCTGACACAGGAATAAATGAACTTATTAAGTCTATGGAGCATATAGGTGCAAATAGGACATATATAAAAGCAAAAATAGCTGGAGGTGCTCAGATGTTTTTAGGAAATAGTAATTCATCAATTGCAAGCATAGGGTATAGGAATGTCGAAGCAGTAAAAAAAACTCTTTTAAGCTTAAACATTCCGATAATAGCAGAAGATACAGGAATGAATTATGGAAGAACAATACGCTTTTATACTGAGACAGGCGATTTAATTGTAGATTCAATAAATAAAGGAAAAAAGAAAATATAG
- a CDS encoding chemotaxis protein CheC, with protein MGSGNAITALASMINSKIEVLIPMVKILEYNEATNLLGGPENKVVCILLDMKGDINGMFMFLLDESITQLMLNSLFNKEEAFLDEITGIEISAIKEIGNIMASSYVNAIASMLNMDISISVPDMCIDMVGAVLNVPMIRFSDVGDKILFIENKFKNSDNYFISHILMIPEMDSLKEILVRLGLVV; from the coding sequence ATAGGCTCTGGGAATGCAATTACTGCACTTGCATCCATGATAAATAGTAAGATAGAAGTATTAATACCAATGGTCAAGATACTTGAATATAATGAAGCTACAAATTTACTTGGAGGTCCAGAAAACAAAGTTGTATGCATTTTACTTGACATGAAAGGCGATATTAATGGGATGTTTATGTTTTTGTTGGATGAATCAATCACTCAACTTATGCTTAACTCTCTTTTTAATAAAGAAGAAGCTTTCTTAGACGAAATTACAGGTATTGAAATTTCCGCAATCAAAGAAATAGGAAATATTATGGCAAGCTCTTATGTAAATGCTATTGCATCTATGCTAAATATGGACATAAGTATTTCAGTTCCAGATATGTGTATTGATATGGTTGGAGCTGTATTAAATGTTCCTATGATAAGATTTTCTGATGTTGGGGACAAAATTTTATTTATAGAGAATAAATTTAAAAATAGCGATAATTATTTTATTAGCCACATATTGATGATTCCAGAAATGGACTCACTTAAAGAAATATTAGTAAGATTGGGATTAGTAGTATGA
- a CDS encoding response regulator has product MENKILIVDDAIFMRMMIKEALSKSGYDNLVEASDGEEAYNMFKNETPDLTLLDITMPKKDGLEVLKEIKMLDSNAKIVMCSAIGQESMIVEAIKLGALDFIVKPFKTETLIKVVNNALK; this is encoded by the coding sequence ATGGAAAATAAAATTTTAATAGTAGATGATGCTATTTTTATGAGAATGATGATTAAAGAAGCTCTAAGTAAAAGTGGCTACGATAATTTAGTAGAAGCAAGTGATGGAGAAGAAGCTTATAATATGTTTAAAAATGAAACACCTGATTTGACACTACTTGATATTACAATGCCTAAAAAAGATGGTCTAGAGGTATTAAAGGAAATAAAAATGTTGGATTCAAATGCTAAAATTGTGATGTGTTCTGCAATAGGGCAAGAAAGTATGATTGTGGAAGCTATAAAGCTTGGAGCATTAGATTTTATAGTAAAGCCATTTAAAACAGAAACATTGATTAAAGTTGTAAATAATGCCTTAAAATAA
- a CDS encoding GyrI-like domain-containing protein has protein sequence MDYEIVHISEKIVVGVSKETTNNNGQAVKDIGELWKSFMGKGIYNAIKGKKNDKTIGLYTDYQGDFTNPYNFVACCEVNSEDDKDNNPSEFNEKDICGEFIVSKVIPGGKYAKFTIIGDIQKSVGEFWFEFWKMDFDRTYISDFEEYQNNTYDMNKQEVHIYIGIR, from the coding sequence ATGGATTATGAAATAGTACATATAAGTGAAAAAATAGTTGTAGGTGTATCAAAAGAAACTACAAATAACAATGGACAAGCAGTAAAAGACATAGGTGAACTATGGAAAAGCTTTATGGGAAAAGGTATCTATAATGCTATAAAAGGTAAAAAAAATGATAAAACAATAGGTTTATACACAGACTATCAAGGTGACTTTACAAATCCATATAACTTTGTAGCATGTTGTGAGGTAAATAGTGAAGATGATAAGGATAATAATCCAAGTGAATTTAATGAAAAAGATATTTGTGGAGAGTTTATTGTAAGTAAAGTTATACCAGGTGGTAAATATGCAAAATTCACTATAATAGGAGATATACAAAAGTCAGTAGGAGAATTCTGGTTTGAATTTTGGAAAATGGATTTTGATAGAACTTATATAAGTGATTTTGAAGAGTATCAAAATAATACATATGATATGAATAAGCAAGAAGTTCATATTTACATTGGAATAAGATAA
- a CDS encoding YafY family transcriptional regulator, whose amino-acid sequence MKINRLTEIIVILLNKKLVTAKALAERFEVSTRTIYRDIETLSMSGVPVYMTKGKGGGISLIEEYSIDKTILSKEDKESLIIALQTLQATKYPEINSVVDKIGSIFGENNFANWIEIDFTEWGSNFNEDDKFTKIKNAILRRNTINFDYVNSFSSKTNRTVEPMKLMYKSKTWYLYGFCKLKDDFRIFRISRIKNLVVKEDVFSRKMIEEVCLDDSKIIKEDIVTLRLRFKEKMLYRVFDDFNNDLIIKNEDNTYDVIAEFPVGEWIYGYILSFGNSVEVLEPKFIRDNVINRLREMFKMYSL is encoded by the coding sequence ATGAAAATAAATAGACTAACAGAAATAATAGTAATACTATTAAATAAAAAATTAGTTACTGCTAAAGCTTTGGCTGAGAGGTTTGAGGTTTCCACAAGAACTATATATAGAGACATAGAAACTCTGTCTATGTCAGGTGTACCAGTATATATGACTAAAGGCAAAGGGGGAGGAATCTCTCTAATAGAAGAATATTCTATAGACAAAACTATATTGTCAAAGGAAGATAAGGAGAGTCTAATAATAGCACTTCAAACATTACAAGCAACAAAGTATCCAGAAATAAATTCAGTAGTAGATAAAATTGGTTCAATATTTGGAGAAAATAATTTTGCAAACTGGATTGAAATAGATTTTACTGAATGGGGAAGCAATTTCAATGAGGATGATAAATTTACAAAAATAAAAAATGCTATTTTAAGACGAAACACTATAAATTTTGATTATGTAAATAGTTTTTCAAGCAAGACAAATAGAACTGTCGAACCTATGAAGCTAATGTATAAAAGTAAGACTTGGTATTTGTATGGATTTTGCAAATTAAAGGACGATTTTAGAATATTTAGAATCAGTAGAATAAAAAATTTAGTAGTAAAAGAAGACGTATTTTCAAGAAAGATGATTGAAGAGGTATGTTTAGATGACTCTAAAATAATTAAAGAAGATATTGTAACTCTAAGGCTAAGATTTAAAGAAAAGATGCTCTATAGAGTTTTTGATGATTTTAACAATGATTTAATAATTAAAAATGAAGATAATACATATGATGTAATTGCAGAATTCCCAGTTGGAGAGTGGATTTATGGATATATCTTATCTTTTGGGAATAGTGTTGAAGTGCTTGAACCTAAATTCATTAGAGATAATGTAATAAATAGATTAAGAGAGATGTTTAAGATGTATTCCTTATAA
- a CDS encoding DUF3100 domain-containing protein produces the protein MEINKKHFIQVFLTCLILVVICEFIGQRTLSIGSASIILFPMLYAVIIGLIITPDLLGKKIKALKKVIGEKEINIAGEVVGIALVMLGIKYGTTVGPNIDKIIQAGPAFLAQEFGHILAPIVALPLALIFGMKREAIGATASISREPSLGVISEKYGINSPEGSGVLGTYLMGTVLGTIYFSVLGSVSIYSGLHPYALGMACGVGSGSMMTAAAGSLSTMVPPEMADTILAYAATSNMMSSITGIIFLVFVSLPFTNFMYKILEPKFSRSKKAEEAKTTKGEC, from the coding sequence ATGGAAATTAATAAAAAACACTTTATTCAAGTCTTTTTAACTTGCTTAATCTTAGTAGTAATATGTGAATTTATAGGGCAAAGAACCTTATCTATTGGCTCAGCTTCTATAATACTATTTCCAATGCTTTATGCAGTTATAATCGGACTTATAATAACACCTGACTTATTAGGAAAAAAAATTAAAGCACTTAAAAAAGTTATTGGAGAAAAAGAAATCAATATTGCTGGTGAAGTTGTTGGAATTGCACTAGTAATGCTTGGTATAAAATATGGGACTACTGTTGGTCCAAACATCGATAAGATAATTCAAGCTGGACCTGCATTTCTTGCTCAAGAATTTGGTCACATACTTGCACCAATAGTTGCATTACCACTTGCTTTAATATTTGGTATGAAAAGAGAAGCTATTGGAGCTACTGCAAGTATAAGCCGTGAACCTTCTTTAGGAGTTATATCTGAAAAATATGGGATAAATTCTCCAGAAGGTAGTGGCGTACTTGGTACATATTTAATGGGTACAGTTCTTGGTACTATATACTTTAGTGTGTTAGGCTCAGTGTCAATTTATAGTGGCCTTCACCCATATGCTTTAGGAATGGCTTGTGGTGTTGGTAGTGGAAGTATGATGACCGCAGCTGCGGGTTCACTTTCTACCATGGTACCACCAGAAATGGCAGATACAATACTTGCCTATGCCGCAACAAGTAATATGATGTCTAGTATAACAGGAATTATATTCTTGGTTTTCGTATCTTTACCATTTACTAATTTTATGTACAAAATTTTAGAACCTAAATTCTCAAGAAGTAAAAAGGCTGAAGAAGCAAAAACTACAAAAGGAGAGTGCTAA
- a CDS encoding amidohydrolase — MNKEQLKSLVIKTIDENKEKILEIGHGIYKNPEYGYKEYKTTEAVSNFFEQELNLSVEKNIAVTGCKADANSSKEGPHISILGELDGISCKEHKDSNEIGASHTCGHNIQIAGMLGAAVGLVKSGVLEHLDGKISFMATPAEEFIELEYREQLKKEGKITYFGGKQELIKRGYFDDIDISMMFHSSDLGEDKALVGPESNGFVGKKVKFIGKESHAGSAPHDGINALNAAMLAINNVNALRETFKESERVRFHPIITKGGDIVNVVPADVHMESYVRARTINGMIDANARINKALMAGGMAVGAEVEITEIPGYLPILRYKTLDNLFKNNLEDLGLKGKIIDGGDFTGSFDFGDVSHIMPTLHPMIGGVKGALHTRDFEIVDENLAYIVPAKAMALTVIDLLFDNAKETKDILDAFTPVMTKEEYLAFLEKHDKTL, encoded by the coding sequence ATGAATAAAGAACAATTAAAATCTCTAGTAATAAAGACTATAGATGAAAATAAAGAAAAAATATTAGAAATAGGCCATGGAATATACAAGAATCCAGAGTATGGATATAAAGAGTATAAAACTACAGAAGCTGTCTCAAACTTTTTTGAACAAGAGCTAAACTTATCTGTCGAAAAAAATATAGCTGTTACAGGATGTAAGGCAGATGCAAATTCTAGTAAAGAAGGTCCTCATATATCTATACTTGGAGAATTAGATGGTATATCATGCAAAGAACACAAAGATTCTAATGAAATAGGTGCATCTCATACTTGTGGACATAATATACAAATAGCTGGAATGTTAGGTGCTGCTGTTGGTTTAGTAAAAAGTGGAGTTTTAGAACATTTAGATGGTAAAATATCTTTTATGGCTACTCCTGCTGAAGAATTTATTGAATTAGAATACAGAGAACAATTGAAAAAAGAAGGAAAAATAACTTACTTTGGTGGAAAACAAGAGCTAATAAAAAGAGGTTATTTTGATGATATAGACATATCTATGATGTTTCACTCTTCAGATTTAGGAGAAGATAAGGCTCTAGTTGGCCCTGAAAGTAATGGCTTTGTTGGCAAAAAAGTTAAATTTATAGGAAAAGAATCTCATGCTGGCTCTGCTCCACATGATGGTATAAATGCTTTAAATGCAGCAATGCTTGCTATAAATAATGTAAATGCACTTAGAGAAACTTTTAAGGAATCTGAAAGAGTTAGATTTCATCCTATCATCACAAAAGGTGGAGATATAGTAAATGTTGTTCCTGCTGATGTTCATATGGAATCATATGTAAGAGCTAGAACTATAAACGGCATGATTGATGCTAATGCAAGGATAAACAAAGCCTTGATGGCTGGTGGAATGGCGGTTGGAGCTGAAGTTGAAATAACTGAAATACCTGGATACTTACCAATATTAAGATACAAAACTCTTGATAACTTATTTAAAAATAATCTTGAAGATTTAGGTCTAAAAGGAAAGATTATTGATGGTGGAGATTTCACTGGTTCCTTTGATTTTGGAGATGTATCTCATATAATGCCTACCCTTCACCCTATGATTGGCGGTGTAAAAGGTGCTCTTCATACAAGAGATTTTGAAATAGTTGATGAAAACTTAGCTTACATAGTCCCTGCTAAGGCTATGGCACTTACAGTTATAGACCTTCTTTTTGATAATGCTAAGGAAACTAAAGATATACTAGATGCCTTTACTCCAGTTATGACTAAAGAAGAATATTTAGCATTCTTAGAAAAACACGACAAAACTTTATAG
- a CDS encoding MBL fold metallo-hydrolase: MNSWLYPIQDGFVLIDTGYENGFEHFKKQLSNFNIDIKNIRYIFLTHAHDDHAGFLNQILSKSPNTKVIMSDKALEVLYKGQNSFIGGCTSRIAIFSCQIMKLLGKGEHLFPPLKQTFEKRCLLISDDNRKEIEVELCGKIIDTPGHTADSISLLLDNGVLFCGDAAMNGLPSIHNVTIWAEDKTDFIQSWERIISSKPKMIYPGHGKPFKSNKLEKNLYYAHKINLYQLNSTK; this comes from the coding sequence GTGAATAGCTGGTTATACCCTATCCAAGATGGCTTTGTCTTAATTGATACTGGATATGAAAATGGGTTTGAACATTTTAAAAAGCAATTATCTAACTTCAATATAGATATAAAAAATATCCGATACATATTTCTAACACATGCACATGATGACCATGCTGGTTTTTTAAATCAAATTTTATCAAAATCTCCTAACACTAAGGTAATAATGAGTGATAAAGCTTTAGAAGTACTATATAAAGGTCAAAACTCTTTTATTGGAGGTTGCACCAGTCGTATAGCCATTTTTTCTTGTCAAATTATGAAACTATTAGGAAAAGGAGAACATCTATTTCCCCCACTAAAACAGACATTTGAAAAAAGATGCCTTCTTATATCTGATGATAATCGTAAAGAAATTGAAGTAGAACTATGTGGAAAAATCATAGATACACCAGGACATACTGCTGATTCAATTTCACTTCTACTCGATAATGGAGTTTTATTTTGTGGCGATGCCGCAATGAATGGCTTGCCAAGCATCCACAATGTTACAATCTGGGCAGAAGATAAAACAGACTTTATCCAGTCTTGGGAAAGAATCATCAGCTCAAAACCTAAAATGATTTATCCAGGACACGGAAAGCCATTTAAAAGTAACAAATTAGAGAAAAATCTATATTATGCCCATAAAATAAATTTATACCAATTAAACAGCACAAAATGA
- a CDS encoding AraC family transcriptional regulator — MEWIEQLNKAIDYIEIHLLDEIDYNQLGKITGCPAYNFQKIFSYISGFSISEYVRRRRLSLAAVDLQNSESKVIDIALKYGYTSPTAFNRAFQSLHKIAPSQVKECGIPLKSILPISFKMTIKGVEEMNYRIEKKEEIRIIGIAQPLSKDIEENFKIVPKMWHKAGIDGTLYKLAEMMNSHPMGILGVSVYKTKESLSYFIGVASTKQIDDTFEEYIIPASTWAVFSNKGTQESIQDLERRIWTEWLPNSGYEYVENISDIEVYLNSDPQNARYEVWVPVRKKA, encoded by the coding sequence ATGGAATGGATTGAGCAGTTAAATAAAGCAATTGATTATATTGAAATACACCTATTAGATGAAATTGATTACAATCAACTTGGAAAAATTACTGGATGTCCAGCTTATAATTTCCAAAAAATATTTTCATATATTTCAGGTTTTTCTATTTCGGAATATGTTCGACGTAGACGTTTAAGTTTGGCAGCTGTAGACTTGCAAAATAGCGAATCAAAAGTAATCGATATTGCATTGAAATATGGTTATACTTCGCCAACAGCTTTTAATCGTGCTTTTCAGAGCTTACATAAAATTGCACCATCACAAGTAAAAGAGTGTGGCATTCCACTAAAATCCATTCTACCAATTAGCTTCAAAATGACAATTAAAGGAGTAGAAGAGATGAATTATAGAATCGAGAAAAAAGAAGAAATTCGTATTATTGGTATTGCACAACCTCTAAGTAAAGATATCGAAGAAAACTTTAAAATTGTCCCAAAGATGTGGCATAAGGCAGGAATAGATGGTACTTTATATAAATTAGCAGAGATGATGAACAGTCATCCTATGGGTATACTTGGTGTAAGTGTTTATAAAACTAAAGAATCATTGTCCTATTTTATAGGTGTAGCCAGTACTAAACAAATTGATGACACTTTCGAAGAATATATTATTCCAGCTTCAACATGGGCAGTTTTCTCCAATAAGGGTACACAAGAAAGCATACAAGATTTAGAACGTCGAATTTGGACAGAGTGGCTTCCTAACTCTGGCTATGAATATGTAGAAAATATTTCAGATATAGAAGTTTATTTAAACTCAGACCCACAAAATGCAAGATACGAAGTTTGGGTTCCAGTTAGAAAAAAAGCATAA
- a CDS encoding GGDEF domain-containing protein, with translation MLETILKNFKAKKIDLYKSEIRLRNYRSFCGLSLLGLTISAMVFAFGLILSEVVTFNIEFFIILGYFFILYIISKFYLKKHSQHITLVFYWALTPVMIMGILMGTFLDKTEPSITIMVFICVLPLFILDKPWRIILYITGTAIIYGICCFIAKDINMFMADLVDLVTFYFLSVGVNFFILNDRIESVENYIKYRTKSEIDLLTGIYNRGAGVEMIEQLMDEKKYGAFILIDIDDFKYINDSYGHIVGDRYLQAVADNIKNIFYDSVVLRLGGDEFAIYAKDLNNEEKCRIHFEKLFDALNNMEDLSQNDYVFHISLGCSICDKDINNFEDLYSKADEALYAAKEAGKGCYRIN, from the coding sequence ATGTTAGAAACAATATTAAAGAATTTTAAAGCAAAGAAGATAGATTTATATAAATCTGAAATTAGATTGAGAAATTATCGAAGTTTCTGTGGTCTATCATTATTAGGACTCACTATTTCAGCTATGGTGTTTGCATTTGGATTGATTTTATCAGAAGTTGTTACTTTTAATATAGAATTTTTTATTATACTTGGATACTTTTTTATTCTTTATATTATTTCTAAATTTTACTTAAAAAAACACTCTCAGCATATAACACTTGTCTTTTATTGGGCATTAACTCCAGTTATGATAATGGGTATTTTGATGGGGACTTTTCTAGATAAAACAGAACCATCAATCACAATTATGGTCTTTATATGTGTACTTCCTTTATTCATATTGGATAAACCTTGGAGAATTATTCTCTATATAACAGGAACTGCTATAATTTATGGAATTTGTTGTTTTATAGCAAAGGATATAAATATGTTTATGGCAGATTTAGTTGATTTAGTTACTTTTTATTTTTTATCTGTAGGTGTCAACTTTTTTATTCTAAATGACCGTATCGAAAGTGTAGAAAACTACATTAAATATAGAACTAAATCAGAAATTGATTTATTGACAGGTATATATAATCGAGGTGCTGGTGTTGAAATGATTGAACAGCTCATGGACGAAAAAAAATATGGAGCCTTTATTCTTATCGATATAGATGATTTTAAATATATCAATGATTCTTATGGTCATATTGTAGGTGACCGTTATTTACAAGCTGTAGCTGATAATATAAAGAATATTTTTTATGATAGTGTAGTTTTAAGATTAGGTGGTGATGAATTTGCCATCTATGCTAAGGATTTAAACAATGAGGAGAAGTGTAGAATACACTTTGAGAAATTATTTGATGCATTAAATAATATGGAAGATTTATCACAGAATGATTATGTATTTCATATTAGTTTAGGATGTTCAATATGTGACAAAGATATTAATAATTTTGAAGATTTATATAGTAAGGCAGATGAAGCTCTTTATGCAGCAAAGGAAGCTGGAAAAGGGTGTTATCGAATAAACTGA
- a CDS encoding AbgT family transporter, with product MNDNVVKKKNFFDRTLNRIEIVGNKLPDPVTIFLGLCVLLLILSSIVGSMGISVVHPGTGETITAVNLLTVEQLQILLGNIVSNFQGFAPLGLVLVTMIGAGVCDKTGLMTATIKASVSKIPETKVTLVVMTIGMLANIASDAGTILFPPLAALVYLGVGRHPLIGLFSGYAAVCLGFAANIMISVNDILAASFTVPAAQMIDSGFEANATMNLFFMIASTFVLILLATWVTEKIVAPRFGKYEGSAELDVDGSLSDLEKKGLKKACISILIYAAIIIALSVIGQKPFLADPETGDLLSNNAPLMKGMVPIIALAFFIPGVVYGKTIGKIKKDKDVVSIMAGAMSDMGGYIILAFAASQFLQLFTNSNLGLILAVKGGEFLKSAGINGPLLLIGFIILSCFINLFIGSASAKWAILAPIFVPMFMMVGYNPALTQMAYRIGDCITNPLSPLFPYFPIILAFTRKYDKDAGMGTVIANMIPYSISFLIVWTILLILFMVFNIPLGPGIFPSYSM from the coding sequence ATGAATGATAACGTAGTTAAAAAGAAGAACTTTTTTGACAGAACATTAAACCGAATAGAAATTGTTGGTAATAAACTACCAGACCCAGTTACAATATTTTTAGGACTATGTGTACTTTTGCTTATACTATCTAGTATAGTTGGTTCTATGGGTATATCAGTAGTTCATCCTGGTACTGGTGAAACTATAACTGCTGTAAATTTATTAACGGTAGAACAACTTCAGATTTTATTAGGCAATATTGTTAGTAATTTTCAAGGCTTTGCACCTTTAGGTCTAGTTTTAGTTACTATGATAGGTGCTGGTGTTTGTGATAAAACTGGGCTTATGACAGCAACAATAAAAGCATCAGTAAGCAAGATTCCTGAAACAAAAGTAACTCTTGTTGTAATGACTATAGGTATGCTTGCAAATATTGCATCAGATGCAGGTACAATACTATTCCCACCATTGGCTGCACTTGTATATCTTGGTGTTGGAAGACATCCACTTATAGGTTTATTTTCTGGATATGCCGCAGTCTGTCTAGGATTTGCAGCAAACATCATGATAAGTGTTAACGACATACTTGCTGCAAGTTTTACAGTTCCAGCAGCTCAGATGATTGACTCTGGATTTGAAGCTAATGCAACAATGAACTTATTTTTTATGATAGCATCAACTTTTGTATTAATATTATTGGCAACTTGGGTAACAGAAAAAATTGTAGCTCCTAGATTTGGTAAATATGAAGGAAGTGCAGAGCTAGATGTTGATGGTAGTCTTAGTGATTTAGAAAAAAAAGGACTTAAAAAAGCTTGTATAAGTATATTAATATATGCAGCAATTATAATAGCACTTAGTGTAATTGGTCAAAAACCCTTCTTAGCAGACCCAGAAACAGGAGATTTATTATCAAATAATGCTCCTCTTATGAAAGGTATGGTACCTATAATAGCTCTAGCCTTTTTTATACCTGGTGTTGTATATGGAAAAACTATAGGTAAAATAAAAAAGGATAAAGATGTTGTCTCTATAATGGCAGGTGCAATGAGTGATATGGGCGGATATATAATACTAGCATTTGCTGCTTCACAGTTCTTGCAATTATTTACAAATAGTAATTTAGGTCTGATACTAGCTGTAAAAGGTGGAGAGTTTTTAAAATCAGCAGGTATAAATGGACCTTTATTATTGATAGGATTTATTATATTATCATGCTTTATAAATTTATTTATAGGAAGTGCATCTGCAAAGTGGGCTATACTTGCACCAATATTCGTACCAATGTTTATGATGGTTGGATACAATCCAGCACTTACACAAATGGCTTATCGTATAGGTGACTGTATAACAAATCCACTTAGCCCATTATTCCCATACTTCCCTATTATACTCGCATTTACAAGAAAGTATGATAAGGATGCAGGTATGGGTACTGTAATAGCTAATATGATACCATACTCTATATCATTTTTGATAGTATGGACTATACTATTGATACTATTTATGGTGTTTAATATTCCATTAGGACCTGGAATATTCCCTTCTTATAGTATGTAA